A window of the Polaribacter sp. HaHaR_3_91 genome harbors these coding sequences:
- a CDS encoding fumarate reductase/succinate dehydrogenase flavoprotein subunit, protein MALDSKVPQGPIKDKWTDYKNKIDLVNPANKRNIDVIVVGTGLAGGSAAATLAELGYNVKAFAYQDSPRRAHSIAAQGGINAAKNYQGDGDSTYRLFYDTVKGGDYRSREANVYRLAEVSANIIDQCVAQGVPFARDYGGLLDNRSFGGVLVSRTFYAKGQTGQQLLLGAYSAMNRQIARGKIEMFNRHEMLDVVIVDGKARGIIARNLITGEIERHSAHAVVIGSGGYGNVYFLSTNAMGSNATAAWKIHKKGAYFANPCYTQIHPTCIPRSGDYQSKLTLMSESLRNDGRIWVPKNMEDVLAIREGKKTPKDLTEDQRDYYLERRYPAFGNLVPRDVASRAAKERCDAGYGVNATGEAVYLDFASAFERYGKEQAKIHNIENASPAKIKELGQEIVRAKYGNLFQMYEKIIDQNPYETPMMIYPAVHYTMGGVWVDYNLMTTIPGCYCIGEANFSDHGANRLGASALMQGLADGYFVLPYTIGDYLSDDIRTGKISTETPEFIEAEKEVTERINHFINNKGTKSVDYFHKKLGKVMWDKAGMSRNAKGLTEAMAEIKAIREEFWKEVSVPGSSNEMNPELEKAGRVADFLELGELFAKDALMRAESCGGHFREESAELDGPQKGEAKRNDVDFAFAAAWEYKGEPADAVLHKEELEFNDIELKQRSYK, encoded by the coding sequence ATGGCTTTAGATTCAAAAGTACCTCAAGGTCCAATTAAAGATAAATGGACAGATTATAAAAATAAAATAGACTTGGTAAACCCTGCAAACAAACGTAATATAGACGTTATTGTTGTAGGTACAGGATTAGCTGGTGGTTCTGCCGCAGCAACATTAGCAGAGTTAGGGTATAATGTAAAAGCATTTGCTTACCAAGATTCTCCAAGAAGAGCGCATTCTATTGCTGCACAAGGAGGTATCAACGCTGCAAAAAATTATCAAGGAGATGGAGATTCTACTTACAGGTTATTTTACGATACTGTAAAAGGTGGAGATTACCGTTCTCGTGAAGCAAACGTGTATCGTTTAGCTGAGGTTTCTGCAAATATCATCGATCAATGTGTGGCACAAGGAGTTCCTTTTGCACGTGATTATGGTGGTTTGTTAGACAATCGTTCTTTTGGTGGAGTTTTAGTTTCTAGAACTTTCTATGCAAAAGGACAAACTGGTCAACAATTATTATTAGGAGCTTATTCTGCAATGAATAGACAAATTGCTCGTGGTAAAATAGAGATGTTTAACAGACATGAAATGTTAGACGTTGTTATTGTTGATGGAAAAGCAAGAGGAATTATTGCTAGAAATTTAATTACAGGAGAAATTGAGCGTCATTCTGCACATGCTGTTGTAATTGGTTCTGGAGGTTACGGTAACGTATATTTCTTATCTACAAATGCAATGGGTTCTAATGCTACTGCAGCTTGGAAAATCCATAAAAAAGGAGCATATTTTGCAAATCCTTGTTATACACAGATTCACCCAACATGTATTCCACGTTCTGGAGATTATCAGTCTAAATTAACATTGATGTCTGAATCTTTACGTAATGATGGACGTATTTGGGTTCCTAAAAACATGGAAGATGTTTTAGCTATTAGAGAAGGAAAGAAAACGCCTAAAGATTTAACAGAAGACCAAAGAGATTACTATTTAGAAAGACGTTATCCTGCATTTGGTAACTTAGTACCGCGTGATGTTGCATCTAGAGCAGCAAAAGAACGTTGTGATGCTGGTTACGGAGTAAATGCAACAGGAGAGGCTGTGTATTTAGATTTTGCATCTGCTTTTGAACGTTACGGAAAAGAGCAAGCAAAGATTCATAATATAGAAAATGCATCGCCTGCAAAAATAAAAGAATTAGGACAAGAGATCGTTAGAGCAAAATATGGAAACTTATTTCAGATGTATGAGAAAATCATAGATCAAAACCCGTATGAAACTCCAATGATGATTTATCCAGCGGTACACTATACAATGGGTGGTGTTTGGGTTGATTATAACTTAATGACAACGATTCCAGGATGTTACTGTATTGGAGAGGCAAACTTCTCTGATCACGGAGCAAACAGATTAGGAGCTTCTGCATTAATGCAAGGTTTAGCAGATGGTTATTTTGTATTACCTTATACTATTGGAGATTATTTATCTGATGATATTAGAACTGGAAAAATTTCAACAGAAACTCCAGAATTTATTGAAGCAGAAAAAGAAGTTACAGAAAGAATTAATCACTTTATTAATAATAAAGGAACAAAATCTGTAGATTATTTCCATAAGAAATTAGGAAAAGTAATGTGGGACAAGGCAGGAATGTCTAGAAACGCAAAAGGTTTAACAGAGGCAATGGCCGAAATTAAAGCCATTCGTGAAGAGTTTTGGAAAGAAGTTTCTGTACCAGGATCTTCAAATGAAATGAACCCAGAATTAGAAAAAGCAGGTAGAGTTGCAGATTTCTTAGAATTAGGTGAGTTATTTGCTAAAGATGCTTTAATGAGAGCAGAATCTTGTGGAGGTCACTTTAGAGAAGAATCTGCAGAATTAGATGGTCCTCAAAAAGGAGAAGCAAAACGTAACGATGTAGATTTCGCTTTTGCAGCTGCTTGGGAATATAAAGGAGAACCTGCAGATGCGGTTTTACACAAAGAAGAATTAGAGTTTAACGATATTGAATTGAAACAACGTTCATACAAATAA
- a CDS encoding succinate dehydrogenase cytochrome b subunit, with the protein MSGFFKSSVGRKIAMALSAFFLMFFLLQHFAINLLSVLSPDTFNEVSHFMGTNPLIQFALQPVLIFGVVFHFVMGFILELKNKKANGVGYAKNNGAANSSWMSRNMIWSGAAILAFIILHFIDFWFPEINTKFIQGDWSGTLEGIEGYRYHEELLHKFVNPIRVAAYVVAFVFLGLHLAHGFTSAFQSMGSTSGRKKTLQTIGKAYSIIIPLGFIFIALYHYLNH; encoded by the coding sequence ATGAGCGGATTTTTCAAATCTTCAGTTGGAAGAAAGATAGCCATGGCGCTTTCTGCATTCTTTTTAATGTTCTTCCTTTTACAGCATTTTGCAATCAATCTTTTATCAGTTCTAAGCCCAGATACTTTTAACGAAGTTTCACACTTTATGGGAACAAACCCTTTAATACAGTTTGCCTTGCAACCAGTATTAATTTTTGGTGTAGTTTTTCATTTTGTAATGGGATTTATCTTAGAATTAAAAAACAAAAAAGCAAACGGAGTTGGGTATGCAAAAAACAATGGTGCAGCTAATTCATCTTGGATGAGCAGAAACATGATTTGGAGTGGTGCTGCTATTTTAGCATTTATCATTTTACATTTTATCGATTTCTGGTTTCCAGAAATTAACACAAAATTTATTCAAGGCGATTGGTCTGGTACTTTAGAAGGAATAGAAGGTTACCGTTACCATGAGGAGTTGTTGCATAAATTTGTAAACCCTATTAGAGTTGCTGCTTATGTTGTTGCTTTTGTTTTCTTAGGATTGCATTTAGCACACGGGTTTACATCAGCATTTCAATCTATGGGTTCTACATCTGGACGAAAAAAAACATTACAAACAATAGGTAAAGCATATTCAATTATAATTCCTTTAGGATTTATTTTTATTGCACTTTATCATTACTTAAACCATTAA